The Gemmatimonadota bacterium genome contains a region encoding:
- a CDS encoding LD-carboxypeptidase — protein sequence MNSPKWLPPPRLAPGARVALIAPAGPVTEGRIRRAHARLRRWGLDGVEGSAIRRRAGYLAGSDEERGRDLEWALAAPELDAVWALRGGYGTMRLWSRADFAALRRRPRALIGFSDNTSLHLAAARQRVFSFHGPHAGAQRLSAMATACFRAVLFDAAPAGALPPARSGAEPAGLVGGAAEGRLAGGNLSLLAAAVGTPWAAAFRGAIVALEEVDEPVYRIDRMLEQLIVSGSLKGARGLALGRFTNATGGGRGRTLATLLEEFARRLEVPALGGLPFGHVDDTWTLPLGARARLDADRGRLEILEAAVR from the coding sequence TTGAATTCTCCGAAATGGCTGCCGCCACCGCGCCTGGCGCCGGGCGCGCGCGTGGCGCTCATCGCACCCGCCGGGCCGGTGACGGAGGGGCGCATCCGGCGGGCCCACGCTCGGCTGCGCCGCTGGGGGCTGGACGGCGTCGAGGGCAGCGCCATCCGCCGGCGCGCGGGCTATCTGGCCGGCAGCGACGAGGAGCGGGGCCGGGATCTGGAGTGGGCGCTCGCCGCCCCGGAGCTCGACGCCGTGTGGGCGTTGCGCGGCGGCTACGGCACCATGCGCCTGTGGTCGCGCGCGGACTTCGCGGCGCTGCGGCGCCGACCGCGCGCGCTGATCGGCTTCAGCGACAACACGTCCTTGCACCTGGCGGCGGCGCGCCAGCGCGTCTTCTCGTTCCACGGCCCGCACGCGGGCGCGCAGCGGCTCTCCGCCATGGCGACCGCCTGCTTTCGCGCGGTGCTGTTCGACGCGGCGCCGGCGGGGGCGCTGCCGCCCGCGCGCTCCGGGGCTGAGCCCGCGGGACTCGTCGGGGGGGCGGCCGAGGGGCGGCTCGCGGGCGGCAACCTGTCGCTGCTCGCGGCCGCGGTGGGCACGCCGTGGGCAGCCGCGTTCCGCGGCGCGATCGTCGCGCTCGAGGAGGTGGACGAGCCCGTCTACCGGATCGACCGGATGCTGGAGCAACTGATCGTGTCGGGCAGCCTGAAGGGCGCGCGCGGCCTGGCGCTGGGGCGCTTCACCAACGCCACGGGTGGCGGCCGCGGCCGGACCCTGGCGACGCTGCTGGAGGAGTTTGCCCGCCGGCTGGAGGTGCCGGCGCTGGGCGGCCTGCCTTTCGGCCACGTCGACGACACCTGGACCCTCCCGCTGGGCGCGCGCGCGCGCCTGGACGCCGATCGCGGGCGCCTGGAGATCCTGGAAGCCGCGGTCCGGTGA
- a CDS encoding cob(I)yrinic acid a,c-diamide adenosyltransferase produces the protein MTTRIYTRTGDRGDTGLFGGGRVPKDHPRVEAYGTVDELNAALGVALAAIADGWVRECVAGVQPDLFVVGAILATPPAAPGKRAPSVPALPDERPAELEALIDRAEDDLPELKAFVMPGGNGGGAALHLARTVCRRAERRVVSLAAEAEVPEGVVVYLNRLSDLLFSLARLENRRAGSPEREWLPERD, from the coding sequence GTGACGACCCGTATCTATACGCGCACCGGCGACCGCGGTGACACCGGCCTCTTCGGGGGCGGGCGCGTCCCCAAGGACCACCCACGGGTGGAGGCTTACGGGACCGTCGACGAGCTGAACGCCGCGCTCGGGGTCGCGCTCGCCGCGATCGCCGACGGCTGGGTGCGCGAGTGCGTTGCGGGCGTGCAGCCAGACCTGTTCGTGGTCGGCGCGATCCTGGCCACGCCTCCGGCGGCTCCGGGGAAGAGGGCGCCGAGCGTGCCCGCGCTACCCGATGAGCGGCCGGCCGAGTTGGAGGCGCTGATCGACCGCGCCGAGGACGACCTCCCGGAATTGAAGGCGTTCGTCATGCCGGGAGGCAACGGCGGAGGCGCCGCGCTGCACCTGGCGCGGACGGTCTGCCGGCGGGCCGAGCGCCGGGTGGTCTCGCTCGCCGCCGAGGCGGAGGTGCCCGAGGGCGTGGTCGTCTACCTGAACCGGCTCTCGGATCTATTGTTTTCGCTGGCGCGCCTGGAGAATCGCCGTGCCGGCAGCCCGGAACGGGAGTGGCTACCCGAACGGGACTGA
- a CDS encoding ferredoxin has product MPYIIAEPCIGTKDASCVEVCPVDCIYEGEDHYYIHPDECIDCGACEPECPVTAIFPDTDVPPEWTDYIEKNRAHFD; this is encoded by the coding sequence ATGCCGTATATCATTGCCGAGCCGTGCATAGGGACCAAGGACGCCAGTTGCGTCGAGGTCTGCCCGGTGGACTGCATCTACGAAGGCGAGGATCATTACTACATCCACCCGGACGAATGCATCGACTGCGGGGCGTGCGAGCCCGAGTGCCCGGTGACCGCGATCTTCCCCGACACCGACGTGCCCCCCGAGTGGACCGACTACATTGAGAAGAACCGCGCGCACTTCGACTGA
- a CDS encoding nuclear transport factor 2 family protein → MLVAACGGGRPTPIDGSLPRSPAAAEIEATLSASAEAWNRKELDGFMEPYLRSPDLTFSGSGGVRRGFQSVMQRYRTSYFEADVPLPGLRFTDLETFDLGRDHALMLGRYILLDPESDEQIDTGYFSLVWVRTRAGWRILHDHTSAAES, encoded by the coding sequence GTGCTCGTCGCCGCGTGCGGTGGAGGCAGGCCCACCCCCATCGACGGATCGCTACCGAGGTCGCCCGCCGCCGCCGAGATCGAAGCTACGCTGAGCGCCTCGGCCGAGGCCTGGAATCGCAAGGAGCTGGACGGCTTCATGGAGCCCTACCTGCGCTCGCCCGATCTCACCTTCAGCGGTTCGGGCGGCGTACGCCGCGGCTTCCAGTCGGTCATGCAGCGTTATCGGACGTCGTACTTCGAGGCGGACGTCCCGCTGCCCGGGCTGCGCTTCACCGACCTGGAGACCTTCGACCTGGGCAGGGACCATGCGCTGATGCTCGGGCGATACATCCTGCTGGATCCCGAGTCCGATGAGCAGATCGACACCGGCTACTTCTCGCTGGTTTGGGTCCGGACGCGGGCCGGTTGGCGGATTCTCCACGACCACACCTCGGCCGCCGAGTCCTGA